A genome region from Bradyrhizobium commune includes the following:
- the lptG gene encoding LPS export ABC transporter permease LptG: protein MSMLTNTLGRYFAGRFVVAALGVFASIFLLLVLVDYIEMVRKTSGLASASAIMVAETSLFRVPQLLEKLTPFCMLIGAMTCYLALSRRLELVVARAAGVSAWQFISPALGSALLIGVIATVAYNPMSANLRELSKRMEAELFGSAPGGGIQDASGFWLNQVTSDGQTIINAARSEQQGVRLTGLTLFRFDTEQHFKERIEAREATLESGHWLFKGVRRFSLDGPPVDQASLEIPTTLTEAQVRNSFSTPETVSFWQLPSYIRSSESSGFATAGYRLQYHKLLAQPFLLAAMVMLAASVSLRFFRMGGVQKMVLSGVGAGFLLYVLSKVTEDLSKAELMHPIAAAWLPVVVGGLTGFLALLYQEDG from the coding sequence ATGAGCATGCTCACCAACACGCTCGGGCGCTATTTCGCCGGCCGCTTCGTGGTCGCCGCACTCGGCGTGTTCGCGAGCATTTTCCTGCTGCTGGTGCTGGTCGATTACATCGAGATGGTGCGCAAGACCTCAGGGCTCGCGTCCGCCTCCGCGATCATGGTGGCCGAGACTTCGCTGTTCCGGGTGCCGCAGTTGCTGGAGAAGCTGACGCCGTTCTGCATGCTGATCGGCGCCATGACCTGCTATCTCGCCCTCTCCCGCCGGCTCGAGCTCGTGGTCGCGCGCGCCGCCGGCGTCTCGGCCTGGCAGTTCATCTCGCCGGCGCTCGGCAGCGCGCTCCTGATCGGGGTGATCGCCACCGTCGCCTACAATCCGATGTCGGCCAATTTGCGCGAGCTCTCCAAGCGCATGGAGGCGGAGCTGTTCGGCTCGGCGCCCGGCGGCGGCATCCAGGACGCCTCGGGTTTCTGGCTCAATCAGGTGACGAGCGACGGTCAGACCATCATCAACGCGGCGCGCAGCGAGCAACAAGGCGTGCGCCTCACCGGGCTGACGCTGTTCCGGTTTGACACGGAGCAGCACTTCAAGGAACGGATCGAGGCGCGCGAGGCCACGCTCGAATCCGGCCATTGGCTGTTCAAGGGCGTGCGCCGCTTCTCGCTCGACGGCCCGCCGGTGGACCAGGCGAGCCTGGAGATTCCGACGACACTGACCGAAGCGCAGGTCCGCAACAGCTTTTCCACACCCGAGACTGTGTCCTTTTGGCAACTACCGAGCTACATCCGCTCCTCCGAGAGCTCGGGCTTCGCGACAGCCGGATATCGACTCCAGTATCACAAGCTGCTGGCACAGCCGTTTTTGCTCGCCGCCATGGTGATGCTCGCGGCTTCCGTGTCGCTGCGCTTCTTCCGGATGGGCGGCGTACAGAAGATGGTTTTGAGTGGCGTGGGCGCAGGCTTTCTGCTCTACGTTTTGTCGAAAGTGACTGAAGACTTGAGCAAGGCTGAGTTGATGCATCCGATCGCTGCGGCGTGGTTGCCGGTGGTGGTGGGCGGCCTCACCGGCTTTTTGGCCTTGCTGTATCAGGAGGACGGATAG
- the lptF gene encoding LPS export ABC transporter permease LptF yields the protein MGSIDRYIFRTTLASFALVLVSLTGVIWITQALRGIDLMTSQGQTILTFLGITSLVIPALVLIISPIALMIAISHTLNKLATDSEIIVMNAAGFSPFRLFYPFFYATCVVAALVAFISAYLAPDGMRRIKQWDAEITADVLTNILQPGRFAQLDKNLTIRIRERQPGGILAGIFIDDRRDPNERVSIVAEHGEVVKNDNGSFLVLKDGNLQRFEAGKRDPALVAFARYGFDMSKFSNQGHDVTLGIRERYLWELFSPSEDDPVYKAVPGQFWSELHDRLMAPLYPFAFAALTFAFLGAPRTTRQSRNFSIGGSVLAVFGLRMAGFACSVMAVKSPAAAAVQYAMLAAAIGAGMWMIVGGVVVEPPPGLTEAINRSNARIARLFGRPATA from the coding sequence ATGGGGTCGATCGATAGGTATATCTTCCGCACGACGCTGGCGTCGTTTGCGCTCGTCCTGGTCAGCCTCACCGGCGTGATCTGGATTACGCAGGCGTTGCGCGGCATCGACCTGATGACGAGCCAGGGTCAGACCATTCTCACCTTCCTCGGCATCACCAGCCTCGTCATTCCGGCGCTGGTCCTGATCATCTCGCCGATCGCGCTGATGATCGCGATCTCGCACACGCTGAACAAGCTCGCGACCGATTCCGAGATCATCGTGATGAATGCCGCCGGCTTCTCGCCGTTCCGGCTGTTCTATCCGTTCTTCTACGCCACCTGCGTCGTGGCGGCGCTCGTCGCCTTCATCTCGGCTTATCTCGCCCCCGACGGCATGCGGCGGATCAAGCAATGGGACGCCGAGATCACCGCCGACGTGCTTACCAACATCCTCCAGCCCGGCCGCTTCGCCCAGCTCGACAAGAACCTGACGATCCGGATCCGCGAACGGCAGCCCGGCGGCATCCTCGCCGGCATCTTCATCGACGACCGCCGCGATCCGAACGAGCGCGTCTCGATCGTCGCCGAGCACGGCGAGGTCGTGAAGAACGACAACGGCTCGTTCCTGGTGCTCAAGGACGGCAATCTCCAGCGTTTCGAGGCCGGCAAGCGCGACCCCGCGCTGGTGGCGTTCGCCCGCTACGGCTTCGACATGTCGAAGTTCTCCAACCAGGGCCACGACGTCACCCTCGGCATTCGCGAGCGTTATCTCTGGGAATTGTTCTCGCCGTCCGAGGACGATCCCGTCTACAAGGCGGTGCCCGGCCAGTTCTGGTCCGAGCTGCATGATCGCCTGATGGCGCCGCTCTACCCGTTTGCATTTGCGGCGCTGACCTTCGCCTTCCTCGGCGCGCCGCGCACCACGCGTCAGAGCCGCAACTTCTCGATCGGCGGCTCGGTGCTCGCGGTGTTCGGCCTGCGCATGGCGGGATTTGCCTGCTCGGTGATGGCGGTGAAGTCGCCGGCCGCGGCTGCCGTACAATATGCGATGCTGGCTGCCGCGATCGGCGCCGGCATGTGGATGATCGTCGGCGGGGTCGTGGTCGAGCCGCCCCCCGGCCTGACGGAGGCCATCAACAGATCGAACGCCCGCATTGCGCGGCTGTTCGGACGGCCGGCCACCGCATGA